CGCATCGTCTGGGCCAATGACGCCCAGCGCATGCTGATGCCGTGCATTGGTTATGGGGACGGCGATTGTTATGAGACTCTGTTTTGGGCGGCGCTGGCGGCTGGTCTGAACGGCAACAAGGCCGCCGGGCGCGACCCTCATGGTTGGTTGGCCATGGCGGTTGCGACGCGTCAGTCCAGCCCCAACCTGAATTTCGTCAACGAATACCCCAGCGGGCGGATGCTGGTGTCCCATCTGCGCTTGGACGACGGGTGGAGCGTCCAGTCGCGCATCGGCTATTCCGTGTCCGGCATCGCGCGCTTCTTTCCTGATTATGATGGCGGGGTGGGGGTGTTGTGGGTGCTGAAGATGCGGGAGCGGATCCGGCGTCTTCACACCGCATTCGATGATCTTCCGGTCGCCGTCGGGCTGGTGGACGCGGATGGGGGGCTGCTTCACCGGAATGCCGCCTTGGATGCCCTGCTGGCGGCGGGCGATGGGCTGAGGCTGGATGGGGGCGGGCGGGTCACCGCCACCGACGGCGGTGATGGTGTCGTTCTGACCCAGGCGCTGGGTTATGTGGCGGGCGGGCTGCTGCCGTTGCTGTTCGTGCCGCTGCGCCGGTATCGGGCGCCGCCGCTGATGATGGCGGTGAACCGCGGCGATCTGGAGGGGACGGCGGTGGTCGCCATCTCTCATTTCGGTGCGGATCAAAAGGAATTGACGGCTTTGATCCGCCGGACGCTCGATCTTTCATCCGGCGAGACGCCGTGCGATTCGTGGGCTGCGCACCCGGCATCCGGCTTTTTGGCGGGGAAGCCCGGTGTTGTGGGCAGGGACGCTGCGGCTGCTGCCGCCAAACGGCAGGAGAGCCGCCATTGACCGGAGAGGATGGTGCTGCCCCCTGCCGTTCGGGCGTAAGTGGGTGTTCGCTGATGAAAAGTGCGTTTGAGTAGAGTTTTCTTTTGATTGAATTCGTTTCTGGTGTGTGCGGCTGTTATGATTTTTCTTTTCATGGTGATATGTTGTTTTTGTTCTTTCATCTTTTAATAAAATAAGCTTTGGCGTCTTGTTTCGAAGGGCGTGATGCGTTTTTCTTGTGTTTTGGAAGTATTTTTCGATGGGACTTTTAATGATCTTCACGAAATATAAGTTCGCAATTGGTGATATTTTTTAATGATTTTGGTTTTTGATTAACTATTCAGTCGATATTTTTCTATTTTCCTCAAGTCTAAAACATACGGTGATATGCTTTCATTCTGTGATGTGCTTGTTTTTATATTCAATGTATTTTTAATCACGCATTTGTATGATGAAAATAGGAGCCATCTCTCTGGGCATTCCCAAAAATCGGAATGACATGGCGCCATTCTGTGTTATGGTCGGTCAAACAACACTTGGCTTATCCTCATGTCCCTTCCTCTTGCCGTGGCTGAGTTGCCGTCACCGGCTATCGAGTTGGTCCGTGCGACCGACGAGGCCGGAGGCACGATCGTGGTGTTCGATGCGTCCGACCACATCGTCTGGGCGAATGAGGCGCAGCGGACCCTGATGCCGTGCAACAGCTATGGGTCGGAAGAAACCTATGAAAGCCTGTTCTGGAGCATCCTGCGGTCGGGGAAGGTTGGGAACAAGGCCGCGTTCGACGATCCTCATTCGTGGTTGGCCAAGGCGGTCGCCGCGCGCCAGTGCAGTTCAAATCTGAATTTCGTCAATGTCTATCCCTGGGGACGAATGATCGTGTCGCTCCTGCGTCTTGAGGACGGGCGGAGTATTCAGTCGCGGATCGATTACAAGACATCGGGGATCGCGCGCCTCTTTCCCGATTTCGACGGCGGGGTGGGGGTGCTTTGGGCTTTGAAGATGCAGCAGCGCATGCGCAGCCTGCAGACCGCGCTCGATGCCCTGTCGGTCGCGGTGGGGCTGGTCGATGCGCGGGGGTGCGTGCTTCATCGGAACGCCAGCCTGGCGGATCTTCTGGCCGTCGGCGACGGGCTCGGCGTGGATGAGGGCGGCGTTGTGGTGGCCACCGATGAATGCGACGGGATCGTCCTGGCGCAGGCTTTGGAAAATGTGTCCCGCGGAGCGATCCCCCATCAATTCGTGCCGCTGCGCCGCCGCAACGGATCGCCTTTGATGATGGCGGTCAGCCGCGGCGACTCCGTTGGGACCGCCGTCATCGCCGTATCCCGCTTCGGAGAGGATCAGGCCGAACTGGCCGCGACGATCCGTCAGGCGCTGAACATAACACCTGCCGAAGCCGAAGTAATTTCAGGTATTGGCACGGGTATGTCTGTGTCTGAGATTGCTGCGGCTCGTGGCGTGACAGAGGATACTGCCTACAAACAGATTAAATCGGTTCGTAACGCCATGCGGCGGTCCCGGTTCGCGGCCAATGATTTGGCGGGTATTGCAAGCTTGGTAACAAAAATTGCCGCTATTTCAAGACCGTATAGAAAATACAGCCATTAACAAGTGTTTTTCGGTGATTTTTTGTTGACCCTTTTAGGGCTTTCTGATATTGAAAAAGTAGAAAAGGTTTTTGTTCTGTGATGCAGGCGTGTGGTTCCGGCTTGGTGTGTGCTGCATTCGATGGTGTTGGCGAAGGATTGCGCCGTTACATACTTATGCAGCCGGTTTGCCCTCGGGGTTCCACCGCGTCGGTGTGTGTAGAGGCAAGAGTGCTGTTGGGTTGCTTCCGTGAACGCTTCCGCAAGGATGGCTTCTGGTGTGAAGCGGATGGGGCGTAAACGGCAAACGCCCGGTTGGTGGCACAACCGGGCGTTCTGTCGGCGGTCCCAAAAATGGGCGCAACGTTGATCTGCATAAGGCTTGGAGACGCTATGAAGATCGAAACAGAAGATACCCCCTTGATGGGAAAGCGCAAGTCCCGAATGGCAGGGCTTGGTTTTACATCCGGTTAGCCGTCAGGTTCTCAATATCATCTTTGCGTGCCAACACAGCGGGCGTATGCGCGGTCCGTTGTACTGGCTGCAAGGATAGCGTGCAAGCGGCGCCGGGTGATGGGAATGACAGAAAGACCATTCTGTCGCTCTTTCATCCTTCGATAGCCCATCCAACTCAAGACCCCATCATGACATGCCCAGGCCGTACGCAGGGGCGAAGGAGGTTTCATCATGCTGCATAACAAGCGTCCCGCCCTGCGGCTGGTCACCAAGAAATCGGCACCGGTTTCCCAGCCCCCGCGCAGCCGGGCTCTGGAAAATGCCCTGGCAGCCGTCTCCGAATTGTGCGCCAACGTCGGTACGCCGGCTGGGATTGATCTGGATCTTTACCTGGAAAGCATCGACGCCGGGATGACCGAGACCCAGGCGCTGGCTCTGGCCCGTCAGGGGCAGGATGCACCGCTGGCCGTCAATGCCGACGCGGCCCGCTGACGACCCATGGGCCCGCTGACCATGGGGATGCCGGCGTGATGACGGGGATCGCGATGCCGCCGCTGGACCGGTGAATCATCTCCGGTGACCAGCGGGGCTTTGCCCCGCCGGCCTTTCAAAGACGTTGTGCCGTCAGCAGATCCGCGGAAGCTGTTCGCCCGTCAGCCAATCG
This DNA window, taken from Azospirillum fermentarium, encodes the following:
- a CDS encoding helix-turn-helix transcriptional regulator, with protein sequence MSLPLAVAELPSPAIELVRATDEAGGTIVVFDASDHIVWANEAQRTLMPCNSYGSEETYESLFWSILRSGKVGNKAAFDDPHSWLAKAVAARQCSSNLNFVNVYPWGRMIVSLLRLEDGRSIQSRIDYKTSGIARLFPDFDGGVGVLWALKMQQRMRSLQTALDALSVAVGLVDARGCVLHRNASLADLLAVGDGLGVDEGGVVVATDECDGIVLAQALENVSRGAIPHQFVPLRRRNGSPLMMAVSRGDSVGTAVIAVSRFGEDQAELAATIRQALNITPAEAEVISGIGTGMSVSEIAAARGVTEDTAYKQIKSVRNAMRRSRFAANDLAGIASLVTKIAAISRPYRKYSH